One Pseudobutyrivibrio xylanivorans genomic window, ATAGCGGATATTGTCTGCAATAGTACCTGTGAAAAGATGTGTATCCTGAAGTACGATACCAAGAGACTTACGCAAATCAGCCTTCTTAATCTTGTTGATGTTAATGCCGTCGTAACGAATCTTTCCATCAGCAATATCGTAGAATCTGTTAATCAGGTTAGTAATAGTAGTCTTACCAGCACCTGTAGCACCTACAAAGGCAATCTTCTGGCCTGGAGTAGCAAAAAGCTTGATGTTGTGAAGTACTGGTTTGTCTGGGTTGTAACTAAAGTCAACATCGTCAAATACAATATCACCAGTGAGCTTCACATAAGTGGTTGTGCCCTCTGCCTTGTGGTAGTGTTTCCAAGCCCACATACCTGTACGCTCTTCACACTCAACGATTTCGCCGTTAACCTCCTTGGCATTTACAAGCATTACATAACCATCATCAACCTCAGGCTGCTCGTCAATAAGATCAAATACTCGCTCAGCACCTGCCATAGCAAGTACGATTGACTGGAACTGCTGTGAAATCTGGTTTACCGGCATGTTAAACGCACGGTTAAACTGAAGGAATGCAGCCAAGCCACCAAGTGTAAGACCTGTCCAGCCGTTGATAGCAAGTGTTCCACCTACTACAGCACAGGCAACATAACTGATATTACCCATCTGCATATTTACAGGACCGATGCAGTTTGCAAGTCGATTAGCCCTGTAAGCATTGTTGTAAAGCTCCTCGTTAAGCTCATTAAACTTCTCCATTACTTCTTCTTCATGGCAGAATACCTTTACAACCTTCTGGCCCTTCATAATCTCTTCGATGTTACCATTTACGGCACCGAGAGCCTTCTGCTGCTTGCGGAAATAACTACCTGAACGTCCAGCCACTGCTGCAGTGGTAAATGTAATTAGGACAATCATGACAATAGTAACGATTGTAAGTGGCCAAGATGTCATCACCATGTATATAAATACTGTGACGATAGTGATTGCACTATTGAGAATCTGTGGGAAACTCTGTGAAATCATCTGACGCATTGTATCGATATCATTGGTGTAGATAGACATCACATCGCCGTGAGCATGTGTATCGAAGTAGCGAATTGGCAAATCCTCCATCTTCTCAAACATATCATCTCTAAGAGAACGAAGTGTACCCTGTCCAACAAAAATCATTGTGTAGTTGTACACGTATGTCGCAATTGCACCAAGTGCATAATAAGCAATCAGCTCCTTAATGGCATCTGCAAGTGGACCGAAGTCCTTACTTCCGCTTTCAAGCATTGGCACGATGTAACTATCAATAAGAGTCTGCATAAATGCAGTTCCCTTTGCATTACATATAACTGCTATAAAAATACCTATAACAACTACTATCAAATGAAGCCAATATTTGCTTCCAATATATTTGAATAGGCGGCCAAGGACTCCGCGTCTTTTAGCCTTCTGCTCTGCAGTTAATTTAGGAACTGCTCCTGGTTGTGGTCCTCTAGGCATTGTCCTTACCTCCTTCCTCATCTACTTTGTCAAAGTCACCGCTTCCAGCACCTGTCTGCTGCTCGAAAATCTCGCGGTAAATCTGATTTCTGGCCAACAATTCCTCGTGTGTACCAAAATCGTCAATCTTACCATCATCCATAACGATGATTCTGTCAGCATCCATTACTGATGATATACGCTGAGCAATGATAAGCTTTGTTGTATTTGGAATTTCCTCACGGAAAGCCTTTCTAATCTTAGCGTCTGTAGCTGTATCTACAGCTGAAGTTGAATCATCTAAGATAAGAATCTTTGGCTTCTTAAGAAGAGCTCTGGCGATACAAAGTCTCTGGCGCTGTCCACCAGATACGTTGGTTCCGCCCTGCTCTATGTGAGTGTTATATCCATCTGGGAACTTCTCTATAAACTCATCAGCACAAGCGAGCTTTGCTGCATGCTTAACCTCATCATCACTAGCGTTCTTATCGCCCCAACGAAGATTCTCAGCAATTGTTCCTGAGAAAAGTACGTTATTCTGTAGAACTACAGAAACCTGATTTCTGATAGTCTCAACATCATAATCCTTTACATTAACGCCACCAACAAAAACCTCACCTTCGTTTACATCGTAAAGACGTGAAATCATTGAAACCAGAGTAGACTTAGCAGAACCAGTTCCACCCAACACACCGATTGTTTCGCCTGAGGCAATCTCAAGGCTTATATGGTCAAGTACTGGTCTGTCTGCTGTCTTATTATAGCCAAACACTACATCCTTAAACTGGATAGAACCATCCTTTACCTCATAAACTGGGTTCTCAGGATTTGTGATTGTACTCTTCTCCTCAAGTACCTCGTAAATACGCTGCATGCTGGCGATTGACATTGTAATCATAATGAAAATCATAGCAAAGAACATAAGTGAGAAAAGAATGTTCATACAGTAGCTGAAAAGTGAAAGAAGCTCACCAGTTGTAAGTGTGCCATCTAAAACGATGTACTTTGCACCAAGCCAGCTTATAAGGATAATACAGGTATAAACCACCACATTCATGAATGGCATTGTAAACGCCACCATCTTCTCAGCAGATGTGGCTGCCTTGTAAATACCATGGCTGCCATCTGTGAATTTTTTCTTTTCAAACTGCTCACGTACATATGCCTTTACAACGCGCATACCTGTGATATTTTCCTGAACAGATGCATTTAGCGCATCATACTTCTTAAATAATGTATCAAACAATGGGCGTGCCTTTACCATTACAAATCCCATAACTGTAAGAAGCACAATCATGGCAATCAGATAGATTGAAGCCAAGCGCGCGTTAATTCTGAACGAAAGAATCATAGCTACCGCAACTGTAACTGGTGCTCTAAATCCCATTCTCAAAATCATGATAAATGCGTTCTGTACGTTTGTAACGTCTGTTGTAAGACGTGTTACAAGACCGGCTGTTGAAAACTTATCAATATTCTCAAAAGAGAAGGACTGAATATTTTCAAACATTGCCTTTCTAAGATTTTTAGCAAGTCCAGCAGATGCCTTACTTCCTAAGATAGCACCCATAATACCGCCAAAAAGGCCAACTACTGCGCATCCAAGCATCATTGCACCGATTCGGTAGATTTCACTCATATTTCCTGAATTAACACCAGTATCCACAAGGTCGGCAATTAGAAGTGGAATAAACATTTCCATTGCAACCTCGAGAATCATAAATACAGGAGTGAGCAAAGCTGATGCCTTGTATTCTTTAATTTCCTGCAAAATTCTCTTAACCAAGTTCTATTCCTCCTTTTTTAGCTCTATGTAGGATTTATAATCCTCAGCATTCTTTCTTAATTTTTCCATAACCTCGACCATCATATCGATCTGCTCCTGCGGAATATCTCTGGTGATGTAGTCATCAACATCCATAATCTGTGCCTCCGCCAGACTTGTAAACTTCCGTCCTGCTTCAGTCACCACGATTTGCTTCTTCCTGCCATCGCCATCCACCGGTGCCTTTGCTATGTAGCCACTCTTCTCAAGATACTGCAGCATATCAGCCAGGGTTGATTTTGGAAAATGAAAAATCTTTTCCAAATCCTTTTGGAAAATCGGTTCCTCCTGGCGCTCCAAATAACCAAGTAACCAAGTGTGCTTCATATTGCACTGGCCTTCGCTAGTCTCTATGACACCACGACTGACAGCATTCCTGATTTCACGTGACGCACAATCCATAATGAATCCCAAATGAACTCTGCTGTCGAATTCTTTTTTTATCATAGTTCTCCTTTCTAGCTTATTTATAGCTTAGTTTCCTAGCATATTAAGTAAAAAACGCCGTTTGTTCGCCCCCGGAATGTTCGCTTCCGAATATTCCGATTCCGAACTAAAATGTATTATAAACCCTAAATTGTGTCCAAGCAACAAAAAAAATGTTAAACTTCGGTTAAAAATTCCACGAGCGTTTTTTTCCGTGGTATAGTAGACAATGAACAAGATAGGACTCAATTGTACTGTTTGTATATAATTTTCGAGGGGCAAATAATTAATTAAAGGAGTAAAACTATATGAGAGAAAGAAGCAAGGATTTAAGAGTTAGAAGAACTATTAATTCTATAAGACGTGCGTTTTTTGAACTGGTATTGGAAAAGAACTATAATGAGATTTCGATTACCGAGCTTACAGAAAGAGCTGGTATTAATAGAAAAACTTTCTATTTACATTTTTCATCACTTGATGATTTTGTAGCTGAGATTGAGGAAGAGATTGTCAGTGATATCTTAGACCATATTGGAAAGAACGCTGAGGAGTTTGATTTACCTGGATGTATCACAAACTTCTATCTTTACCTTGAGTCATGTAACGAAGTACAACAGAAACTTCTCTGTGATGATCACTACTCATTCTTCTATGAGTCAGTAACAGAGGGCGTTCTTCGTAGTGCACCTTTTGCAAAATTCTTTGAACGCACAGATTATCCTTCTATTGTGCGTTCTTACACAATTGCCATCACATATATTTATCGTGACTGGCTCAAAAATGGAAAGCAGATTCCATTTGATACTCTTACAACTCAGACCAGCAAAATCATCGAAAATGGTTATGCGGGCATATCAAAAGGAAAGATTCCAGCTAAATAACTGGAACCTCGAAAATCAAATATTAATCGGAGTGACGGGATTCGAACCCACGGCCCCCGCGTCCCGAACGCGGTGCTCTACCAACTGAGCCACACCCCGTAATACGCATGTTAAAAGTCAAGCTAATGCTTGACTTTTAGCTTGCCACAGCACACCCCCTTGCCGCTAGGCAATCCTAGATGGGTGTGCTTTCTTATTGTTACAGAATGAGCTTCATAGCTCCATAAATTCCGGCATCATTTCCAAGTGTAGCCAATGTAATCTTGGTACTCTTACATCCATGGAATGCAATCTGGTTAAATCTGTACTCTACTTCATCAATAAGGTATTGTCCAGCCTTAGACACTCCACCACCAATAACGAAAGCTTCTGGATTAACAACACAAGATATTACCTGAAGACCCTGAGCTAAGTACTCACATGCACGCTTTGCAATTTCCTTTGCAACAACATCGCCCTTCTTAGCCTCATCAAATACAGCCTTTGCGTCAAGTGGCTCAACTCCTCTGAGTGAACTTGCATCGTCATTCATAGCTAAACGAATCTTTGCAAGACGTGCAATACCTGTAGCTGAACAATACTGCTCAAGACAACCCTTATTACCACATCCGCAAGCATTTTCCTCTGTATAATTGACTCTGATATGTCCAATCTCACCTGCTGCACCTGCTGCACCACTGATAATATCATCATTGATGATAACACCGCCGCCTACACCAGTACCAAGTGTAACCATTACGGAGCTTGAATATTCTTTAGCTGCCCCCATCCAAGCCTCGCCGAGAGCTGCAACATTCGCATCATTACCAGCCTTTACCTTAAGACCACCAAGACACTCTGAGAATTCCTTCTCTACATTAAATACGCCCCATCCAAGGTTTACACAGCGATTTACAACGCCGTCTGCTGAAACAGGTCCTGGAATTCCAATACCAACACCTGAAATATCGTCAGAAGAGATACCCTTCTCTTCCATTTTCTTAATTACTGTCTGAGCTAAATTCTTAAGAATATTAACTCCTCCGTTAGTTGTATCTGTTGGAACCTCCCACTTCTCGAGAAGCTCACCCTCTGTGGTAAACAAACCACACTTGCATGTTGTTCCGCCTAAATCAAGGCCAAAACCATACTTTGCCATTTCATTTCTCCCTTTCATACCTTATTCTGTTACCGTCGTAATCTCGATATCTGTAGCATTGTCAGGTATCGATCCCTCTGGAACTTCCGTTCCTTCAAATGTTTGTGTAATTATACGATACGACGGTTGATCTGCTTCTTCCTGCTGGTCCTCTCCGGGATGCTCCTCATCAAAAACTCCATAAGGCTCTTCCTCATCAAATTCGCTGAATTCATTTTCATCAAACTCAGGCTCCTCCATCTGCTCCTCCGTGCCGATGAACTCCACTGGTCTCTTAAAGCCTATTGGCTGTAGTCCTTCGTGGATTTTAGCCATGTAATCCTGCCATATCTTGGCCGGATAAGTAGAACCCTTCAATCCCGGAACCTGCTTTGGAAGGTCGTAACCCACCCAAACGCTAGTCGTGTAATAATATGAATAACCAACAAACCAGCCATCTCTATTGCTATTTGTTGTACCTGTCTTACCAGCAA contains:
- a CDS encoding ABC transporter ATP-binding protein; translation: MPRGPQPGAVPKLTAEQKAKRRGVLGRLFKYIGSKYWLHLIVVVIGIFIAVICNAKGTAFMQTLIDSYIVPMLESGSKDFGPLADAIKELIAYYALGAIATYVYNYTMIFVGQGTLRSLRDDMFEKMEDLPIRYFDTHAHGDVMSIYTNDIDTMRQMISQSFPQILNSAITIVTVFIYMVMTSWPLTIVTIVMIVLITFTTAAVAGRSGSYFRKQQKALGAVNGNIEEIMKGQKVVKVFCHEEEVMEKFNELNEELYNNAYRANRLANCIGPVNMQMGNISYVACAVVGGTLAINGWTGLTLGGLAAFLQFNRAFNMPVNQISQQFQSIVLAMAGAERVFDLIDEQPEVDDGYVMLVNAKEVNGEIVECEERTGMWAWKHYHKAEGTTTYVKLTGDIVFDDVDFSYNPDKPVLHNIKLFATPGQKIAFVGATGAGKTTITNLINRFYDIADGKIRYDGININKIKKADLRKSLGIVLQDTHLFTGTIADNIRYGKLDATDEEVIAAAKLANADSFIHRLPQGYDTVISGDGGNLSQGQRQLLAIARAAIADPPVLILDEATSSIDTRTEKIVQDGMDKLMHGRTTFVIAHRLSTIRNSDCIMVLDQGRIIERGSHEELIGEGGKYYQLYTGKIQNA
- a CDS encoding ABC transporter ATP-binding protein, which gives rise to MVKRILQEIKEYKASALLTPVFMILEVAMEMFIPLLIADLVDTGVNSGNMSEIYRIGAMMLGCAVVGLFGGIMGAILGSKASAGLAKNLRKAMFENIQSFSFENIDKFSTAGLVTRLTTDVTNVQNAFIMILRMGFRAPVTVAVAMILSFRINARLASIYLIAMIVLLTVMGFVMVKARPLFDTLFKKYDALNASVQENITGMRVVKAYVREQFEKKKFTDGSHGIYKAATSAEKMVAFTMPFMNVVVYTCIILISWLGAKYIVLDGTLTTGELLSLFSYCMNILFSLMFFAMIFIMITMSIASMQRIYEVLEEKSTITNPENPVYEVKDGSIQFKDVVFGYNKTADRPVLDHISLEIASGETIGVLGGTGSAKSTLVSMISRLYDVNEGEVFVGGVNVKDYDVETIRNQVSVVLQNNVLFSGTIAENLRWGDKNASDDEVKHAAKLACADEFIEKFPDGYNTHIEQGGTNVSGGQRQRLCIARALLKKPKILILDDSTSAVDTATDAKIRKAFREEIPNTTKLIIAQRISSVMDADRIIVMDDGKIDDFGTHEELLARNQIYREIFEQQTGAGSGDFDKVDEEGGKDNA
- a CDS encoding MarR family winged helix-turn-helix transcriptional regulator — its product is MIKKEFDSRVHLGFIMDCASREIRNAVSRGVIETSEGQCNMKHTWLLGYLERQEEPIFQKDLEKIFHFPKSTLADMLQYLEKSGYIAKAPVDGDGRKKQIVVTEAGRKFTSLAEAQIMDVDDYITRDIPQEQIDMMVEVMEKLRKNAEDYKSYIELKKEE
- a CDS encoding TetR/AcrR family transcriptional regulator — protein: MRERSKDLRVRRTINSIRRAFFELVLEKNYNEISITELTERAGINRKTFYLHFSSLDDFVAEIEEEIVSDILDHIGKNAEEFDLPGCITNFYLYLESCNEVQQKLLCDDHYSFFYESVTEGVLRSAPFAKFFERTDYPSIVRSYTIAITYIYRDWLKNGKQIPFDTLTTQTSKIIENGYAGISKGKIPAK
- a CDS encoding ROK family glucokinase, giving the protein MAKYGFGLDLGGTTCKCGLFTTEGELLEKWEVPTDTTNGGVNILKNLAQTVIKKMEEKGISSDDISGVGIGIPGPVSADGVVNRCVNLGWGVFNVEKEFSECLGGLKVKAGNDANVAALGEAWMGAAKEYSSSVMVTLGTGVGGGVIINDDIISGAAGAAGEIGHIRVNYTEENACGCGNKGCLEQYCSATGIARLAKIRLAMNDDASSLRGVEPLDAKAVFDEAKKGDVVAKEIAKRACEYLAQGLQVISCVVNPEAFVIGGGVSKAGQYLIDEVEYRFNQIAFHGCKSTKITLATLGNDAGIYGAMKLIL